Sequence from the Anaerobaca lacustris genome:
TCTCGCACGCTTCGTCCGGAAAGGTCCCGCCCGACTACGTCCGCAAGCAGACGATCAAGAACGCCGAGCGCTACATCACCGAGCCGCTCAAGGAATACGAGAACGAGGTCCTCACCGCGCAGGACCGCGCTTTGGAACTGGAGCAGCGATTGTTCGAGGACGTTCGGCAGGAGGCGGCAACCTATGTGCTGCGATTGCAGCAACTCGCCGAGACCGTCGCCCAGTGCGATTGCCTCGCCTCGCTGGCCCACCTCGCCGCCCGGCGCAAATACGTTCGGCCCAGGATCACGACCGACACGCGGATCGTCATCCGCGACGGCAAGCACCCCGTCCTGGCCGAGACGCTCGGCGCCGAGTTCGTGCCCAACGACGTCGAGCTGGGCGCCGGGTCCGGTGACATCGCGGTGATCACCGGCCCGAACATGTCCGGCAAGAGCACCTACATCCGCCAGACCGCGCTGCTGGTGCTGATGGCCCAGACGGGTTCGTTCATCCCGGCCAAGGAGGCCGAGATCGGCCTGGTCGATCGCATCTTCACGCGGGTCGGCGCTTCCGACGAGCTGACACGTGGCCAATCGACCTTCATGGTCGAGATGACCGAGACGGCCAACATCATCAACAACGCCACCGCTTGCTCGCTGGTGATCCTCGACGAAGTGGGGCGCGGCACCAGCACATATGACGGGTTGGCCCTGGCCTGGGCGATCACCGAGCACCTGGCGACCAAGGTGGCGTGCCGAACGCTGTTCGCGACGCACTACCACGAGCTGACCGAGCTGGCGGAGCTGTTCGCCAACGTCCGCAACCTGAACGTCGCGGTCCGCGAGTGGATGGACGAGGTGGTCTTCCTGCACCGCATCCTGCCGGGCGGCACCGACAAGAGCTACGGCGTGCACGTCGCCAAGCTCGCCGGCATTCCCAAGTCGATCCTCCGCCGCTCGCAGGAGATCCTCGAAGAGCTCGAATCGACGTTTGCCAAAGAGGCCACCGGCGACCGTCTCGCCCGACACAAGACCAAAGAGCCCGAAGGCGACGCCCTGTTCGTCCAGAAACACAAGTCCGTCCTCGACCGCCTCGCCACCATCGACCTCGACAACCTCACCCCCCTCGAAGCGATCAACCTGCTCAATCAGATCAAGACCGAAATCGCCGGCGACCACGATTCGAGCAGTGGATAGGACTGACCGGGAACGGACGTGCCTCAGATACGCATGATTTCTTCGAGTCGAACGACGAGTCCGGGCAGATCCTCCGTGACCGTTCGCCATACGATGTCGAGGTTCACATCGAAGTATCCATGGATGAGCCGGTCGCGCATTCTGGCGGTCTTCTTCCACGGCAGATCGGGGTGCTCCTGGCGAAAGGTGGGTGAGATGCCCTTGGCGGCCTCGCCGATGACCTCAAGCAGGTGGACCAACGACAGACATAGCTTGCGGTCGGTATCCAAGCTCGATCTCTGCTGACCGCGTGCCATCTCCATCGCTTCACGGGCCGCATCGCGCATGTGGCCAAGTCGGGTCTTGTCATCCACGTGCATACTGCACCTCCGCCTGGGCGATGACTCTGTCGCGGAAGTAGCGGCTCAGGTCCTCCGGGGTCCGCAGGTCTACCTTGCGTCCGGCGAAGAGGGCCGACAACTCGTCTTCCATGTCGGACAGCCGGAAGAAACTCGGCACCTGGCCCGGCTCGAAGTCCACGAGGACATCGACATCGCTGTCCGGGCCGAAATCGTCCCGCAGGGCGGAGCCGAAAAGCGCCAGCCGCACGATGTGATGCCGCCGACAGAAATCGGCGATTTGGTCTCTATCGATATCGAGTTTTCCGTTCATATGCAGATGCCTCAAAGGCGATCTTATACTTCACAGCCAACAGCGTCAACACCCGTGCGATCAACCGTGTCCATCCAGAGTTCAAGGCAAGGCCACTTCGGACACAGCGGGCCGAGGCTGCCACCCCGATGCTCGGAATATCTTCACGCACACCGGATAAGCGCTTTCTCGCCTACGATTCGGCATCGGGCGATCTCAGCTTTCTCTGTACCAGAAGTAGACGCCGGGACGTAACTCCCTGCGCTGTTCATCGTACATCCCTGGCCCGGACACGGGTGTTTCCATCTTCGGATCGCCGATCACCAGGCCGAATGTCCCGGCTTTGCTTTGGTCCCAACTCAGACGTACGCAAGGCCTGCCCTTGGCGTCGAGTTCCAGTCGAACGTTGTCAGTCAGGTACCTCAAGACCTTTGGCTGCTCCTCCTTGCTGAGATATCGGCCGGGGCGAGGTGTGTCGTGGTTTCGATCCTCCATACAGTCGTTCGGATCCAGCGACATCGCCCACGCCTGGAGGGCGTCGATATCGGTCCACAACTCCAATTGTGTGATGAAACCTCGGGCGAACAACCCGTGGCCATACGGCGTCTTGCCGGTCCAGAACAAAACATGCGCGATGACAATCCCGACGACTACGGCCAGCCATAGGCCCGCCGCAGTCTTTCGCCTGGCGCGCAGGCTCCGTACGAATCGCACGCAAGCCGCCATGAGCAACACCGCCCACGCAACGAAAGCGACACAGGATAACAACAAGGCGAGCGCAGCCGACATGAGAAAACCGGCTATCCAGTAAACCAGTCCCAACGGCCCCAGAATGACGCCGGACAACACCGCCAATCCCAGCAGCCACGCCTTGCCGTGGTGCCTATCGATCCAGCGTCCCCCAGAGATTCGGGGTCCTCGCTCTGTATCCACAGTCATCCGCATTTGTCCTCGTCCAGACGTGGCACGCCGGCGTGAACGAGCATCTTCCCCGGCTACCAGCCTCGTATTCGCCGGCTGGTTCCGCACGATGCGATCGTCTCAATCGCGGTGCGACCATCGTAGTCAGAAGGCTGTCGAAGAGCAAGGAAAACGCACGATGGAAAATACCATGCGGGATCCGGGGAAGCATTTTGGGATGGTCGTTTGTAGTGGCGTCGTCAGACGCTGTCTTCGTGCGTTTGTGGTGAAGTCGTGAGGTGTTACTCCCTTGCCATAGGAGGTGTGCCCTTTCGGCAAGCTCAGGGCCCGCCCTGAACACCGTTGAAGTAGGGGCGACGCATGCGTCGCCCTCACCAGGATGGGCACACTACGAACGGCCTGCCATCCCCAAGCCCTGCGGGCTTGAGGCTGCCACCCACCGCGCCCGTTCCGGCGTGAGGCAGCTCCGGCGGTCAGTTGGGGATCCAGATTTTGCGAGCGTTGATCAACTCGATCCGCGGGCTCAGCATCAGCGGCGTCCGGGTCTTCGTGTGGAAGATCAGGCCCTTGTAAGCGGTCAGATACTGGTACTTTGTCGAGAAGATGCCGCCCTGGGCGCAGACCACCAACGGGTCGTCGGCCTTCCTGAGAAGCGTCTCGAAGTCGTTCGGCTCGACGGTGATGATGGCCCCGGAGGCCTTGATCGCATTGGCGATGGCCGCCGCGGCGGCTGCACCGGCTACAGCACCGTTCGTCATGTTCAGCGCCTCCCTCGAATCGTCAGCGGTGAGACAAGTCCCTATCCGGCCGTCCAGACCTGGGGCTCGGGCGCGGCGACGTCGCAGTACTCGATCCGGTAGGGCGTGATTTCGAGGACTCCGTACTTCGGGTCGTCCGGGCCGTCGAAGATCTTCGCGAGCATCGAGGTCCAGAAGCCGTGACGGGCCTCGCGGCTCGTGTCGAGCCGGGCCCGGCCCTGGATTTGAAGGTAGGGCACCATCTCGTGCGGGTCGGTGACGCCGCAGGTCAGATGGACCTCGGGGTTCTTCTCGATCTGCCTGACCTTGCGGGCCTCGACGAAGGTCGCGCAGCGGATGACCATGTCCCGGGAGGCCA
This genomic interval carries:
- a CDS encoding HepT-like ribonuclease domain-containing protein — translated: MHVDDKTRLGHMRDAAREAMEMARGQQRSSLDTDRKLCLSLVHLLEVIGEAAKGISPTFRQEHPDLPWKKTARMRDRLIHGYFDVNLDIVWRTVTEDLPGLVVRLEEIMRI
- a CDS encoding nucleotidyltransferase family protein is translated as MNGKLDIDRDQIADFCRRHHIVRLALFGSALRDDFGPDSDVDVLVDFEPGQVPSFFRLSDMEDELSALFAGRKVDLRTPEDLSRYFRDRVIAQAEVQYARG
- a CDS encoding pyridoxamine 5'-phosphate oxidase family protein gives rise to the protein MDDLTRRIAAILRQPQLAGLATITEDGKPWVRYVMTVASRDMVIRCATFVEARKVRQIEKNPEVHLTCGVTDPHEMVPYLQIQGRARLDTSREARHGFWTSMLAKIFDGPDDPKYGVLEITPYRIEYCDVAAPEPQVWTAG